A genomic segment from Deinococcus sp. YIM 77859 encodes:
- the argC gene encoding N-acetyl-gamma-glutamyl-phosphate reductase, which translates to MTGSDRLSVAIVGGSGYAGGEFLRLALGHPYLNVTQVTSERSAGQPVSLVHPNLRGRTGLKFRRSAELEEADILVLALPHGSAAKRLAEFEGKARVIVDLSADFRLKDPEVYRATYGEDHPAPEKLNDWVYGNPELHREELRGATRIACAGCFATSVILPLYPLLKLGVLLPKDIIATGLVGSSAAGASPTEASHHPERAGSLRVYKPVGHRHTAEAQQELPGRFPLHLTAISTPRVRGILTTIQAWIPDGYSDRDVWAAYREVYAQEPFIRIVKVARGVHRYPDPMLLDGTNYCDLGFEMDLDTGRVVLISAIDNLVKGTAGHALQCLNIAHGWPETCGLEFAGLHPA; encoded by the coding sequence ATGACTGGTTCTGACCGACTTTCCGTCGCCATTGTGGGCGGCTCCGGGTACGCGGGCGGGGAGTTCCTGCGGCTGGCACTGGGGCACCCTTACCTGAACGTGACCCAGGTGACCAGCGAGCGCAGCGCCGGGCAACCGGTGTCGCTCGTTCACCCCAACCTCCGGGGCCGCACAGGGTTGAAGTTCCGGCGGTCGGCGGAGCTGGAGGAGGCCGATATCCTGGTGCTGGCCCTGCCACACGGAAGCGCCGCCAAGCGCTTGGCCGAGTTCGAGGGCAAGGCGCGCGTGATCGTGGACCTGTCCGCCGACTTCCGCCTCAAGGACCCCGAGGTGTACCGCGCCACCTACGGCGAGGACCATCCCGCGCCGGAAAAGCTGAACGACTGGGTGTACGGCAATCCCGAACTGCACCGCGAGGAGCTGCGTGGCGCCACTCGCATTGCCTGCGCGGGCTGCTTCGCGACGAGCGTGATCCTGCCCCTTTACCCGCTGCTCAAGCTCGGGGTGCTGCTGCCCAAGGACATCATCGCCACCGGGCTGGTCGGGTCGAGCGCGGCGGGGGCGAGTCCCACCGAGGCCAGCCACCACCCGGAGCGGGCTGGCAGCCTGCGGGTCTACAAGCCTGTCGGTCACCGCCATACGGCGGAGGCGCAGCAGGAGCTGCCGGGCCGCTTTCCCCTGCATCTCACGGCGATCAGCACCCCGCGGGTGCGGGGCATCCTCACGACCATCCAGGCCTGGATTCCCGACGGCTACAGTGACCGCGACGTGTGGGCTGCCTACCGCGAGGTGTACGCCCAGGAACCCTTTATCCGTATCGTCAAGGTCGCGCGGGGGGTCCACCGCTATCCCGACCCCATGCTCCTTGACGGCACCAACTACTGTGACCTCGGCTTTGAAATGGACCTGGATACCGGCCGCGTGGTGCTCATCAGCGCGATTGACAACCTCGTCAAGGGGACGGCGGGGCATGCCCTGCAGTGCCTGAACATCGCGCACGGCTGGCCGGAAACCTGTGGGCTGGAGTTCGCGGGGCTTCACCCGGCCTGA
- a CDS encoding response regulator yields MMMSNPTPIEILLVEDSEPDIILTEEAFAAAGLTNKLHVVRDGVEALAFLRRQEGYEDAPRPDVILLDINMPRMNGLEVLAELKRDPQLMTIPVIVLTTSQADEDILRSYQAHAASYVVKPIDFEHFYQAVHSLGRYMLSVVRLPPP; encoded by the coding sequence ATGATGATGTCCAATCCCACGCCGATCGAAATTCTGCTTGTCGAGGACAGTGAACCCGACATCATTCTGACCGAGGAAGCGTTTGCCGCTGCGGGCCTGACCAACAAGCTCCATGTCGTTCGCGACGGCGTCGAGGCGCTGGCGTTTTTGCGCCGTCAAGAAGGATACGAGGACGCGCCGCGTCCAGACGTCATTCTCTTGGATATCAATATGCCGCGCATGAACGGTCTGGAGGTGCTTGCCGAACTCAAGCGCGACCCGCAGCTCATGACCATCCCGGTGATTGTTCTGACCACCAGCCAGGCTGACGAGGACATCCTGCGCTCCTACCAGGCCCATGCCGCGAGTTACGTGGTCAAGCCCATAGATTTCGAGCACTTCTATCAGGCGGTGCACTCTCTGGGCCGCTACATGTTGAGCGTGGTGCGCCTGCCGCCCCCCTGA
- a CDS encoding DinB family protein, with product MNILQSALGGGAIFPAPETLLDGLTFERAARTVPNVPYTLAELLAHLAVTQRASLDLASGRTETWPEELDIWPGVVNAAAFDALLTDLRLGLAEARALAEQPSPRARDVLTDLAAHSAYHWGQVALLRRVLGEWPQ from the coding sequence ATGAACATCCTGCAATCGGCCCTGGGGGGCGGCGCGATTTTTCCTGCTCCTGAAACGTTGCTGGACGGCCTCACCTTTGAGCGGGCGGCCCGAACAGTGCCGAATGTGCCCTATACGCTCGCGGAGCTGCTCGCCCACCTCGCAGTGACGCAGCGGGCCAGCCTCGACCTGGCCTCGGGCAGGACAGAAACCTGGCCGGAAGAGCTGGATATCTGGCCGGGCGTGGTGAATGCGGCGGCCTTTGACGCCCTCTTGACCGACCTGCGCCTGGGTCTGGCCGAGGCGCGTGCCCTGGCCGAACAGCCTTCCCCCCGCGCGCGGGACGTGCTGACCGACCTCGCGGCCCACAGCGCCTACCACTGGGGCCAGGTGGCCCTGCTGCGCCGCGTGCTGGGTGAGTGGCCGCAGTGA
- a CDS encoding GNAT family N-acetyltransferase produces the protein MNQNVRVTNNEAERRYEIALNGQRVGLAEYQPEGDTLILTHTEVAEGHEGEGLASQLVQAALDDARARGLRVVPVCRFVAAYIQRHPEYADLVREEELG, from the coding sequence ATGAACCAAAACGTACGGGTTACCAACAATGAGGCTGAGCGCCGCTACGAGATCGCGCTGAACGGACAGCGGGTGGGACTCGCCGAGTACCAGCCGGAAGGCGACACCCTCATCTTGACGCATACTGAGGTTGCGGAGGGCCACGAGGGCGAGGGTCTAGCCTCGCAACTGGTCCAAGCCGCGCTCGATGACGCCCGTGCGCGGGGGCTGCGGGTGGTGCCCGTCTGCCGCTTCGTCGCGGCCTATATCCAGAGACATCCGGAGTACGCTGACCTGGTCCGCGAGGAAGAACTGGGCTGA
- a CDS encoding [LysW]-aminoadipate kinase: protein MIVVKVGGSAGIDYDAVCADLAALWQEGQRFVLVHGGSGETNRVAEALGHPPRFVTSPSGYTSRFTDRKTLEIFEMVYCGKVNKGLVERFQRLGVNAVGLSGLDGRIFEGKHKDSVRVVENGKVKVLRGDHTGTVERVNVDLVKLLLGAGYLPVLTPPAASYEGVAINVDGDRAAAALAVALGADALLLLSNVPGLLRNYPDEGSLIPSIPAHDVERYLDVAQDRMKKKVLGAAEAVQGGVKRVIFGDARAGKPVSAALGGAGTVVS, encoded by the coding sequence ATGATTGTCGTGAAGGTGGGCGGAAGCGCCGGAATTGACTACGACGCGGTTTGTGCCGACCTCGCCGCGCTGTGGCAGGAGGGGCAGCGGTTCGTCCTCGTGCACGGGGGCAGCGGCGAGACGAACCGGGTGGCCGAGGCGCTGGGTCACCCGCCGCGCTTCGTGACCAGCCCGAGCGGGTACACGTCGCGCTTCACCGACCGCAAGACGCTGGAGATCTTTGAGATGGTGTACTGCGGCAAGGTGAACAAGGGACTGGTCGAGCGTTTTCAACGCCTGGGCGTGAACGCGGTCGGCCTATCCGGGCTGGACGGGCGCATCTTCGAGGGCAAACACAAGGACAGTGTGCGTGTGGTCGAGAACGGCAAGGTCAAGGTGCTGCGCGGTGACCATACCGGCACCGTCGAGCGGGTGAATGTGGACCTGGTGAAGCTGTTGTTGGGCGCGGGCTACCTCCCTGTCCTGACGCCCCCCGCCGCGAGCTACGAGGGCGTGGCGATCAATGTGGACGGGGACCGCGCCGCCGCCGCCCTGGCCGTCGCCTTGGGGGCCGACGCGCTGCTGCTGCTCTCCAACGTGCCCGGTCTGCTGCGGAATTACCCCGACGAGGGGAGCCTCATTCCCAGCATTCCTGCCCACGACGTGGAACGCTACCTGGACGTGGCCCAAGACCGCATGAAAAAGAAGGTGCTGGGGGCCGCCGAGGCCGTGCAAGGCGGCGTTAAGCGCGTCATCTTCGGAGACGCCCGCGCGGGGAAGCCGGTCAGCGCGGCGCTTGGTGGCGCGGGAACTGTGGTGAGCTAA
- a CDS encoding carbon starvation protein A, translating into MNSVTIVIAAACILAIAYRLYGTFLTAKVLGMPQEPTPAHALEDGKDYVPTSRWVTFGHHFAAIAAAGPLVGPVLAAQFGYLPGLVWLLIGAVIGGAVHDTVVLFASMRQRGESLSEIAKRKLGPVAGFCTGLAMLFIITITMAGLSMVVLHALERNPWSTFTVGATIPIALLVGVLIKQTGNLKLASALGLLLMLAAILVGPSLKDTPLGQALTLDRQTLAIILPVYAFFASALPVWLLLAPRDYLSSFMKIGVFIALIAGVFLVHPALQFPAFTEFIHGGGPVIAGPVWPFVSITIACGAISGFHAFISAGTTPKMLDRWSDVKPVAFGAMLVECMVAVLALIAATSLHPADYFAINATPEKFQQLGMTVQALPQLSQEVGLDLAGRTGGAISLAAGMTYIFKNVPFFQHLAAYFFQFIIMFEAVFILTAIDAGTRVARYLIQDFFGDVYRPLKRLDWLPGVIFASVLACFFWGFLLYSGNISSIWALFGVSNQLMASIGLIIGATVILRLHQRAKRWYMLTCLLPLAYLYVTVNVAGVWMIRNVYLAPGAGHSVLNAVLSITMLVLGAVILLIAMHDWWKTLRRPQMTLAPSAAD; encoded by the coding sequence TTGAATTCCGTCACCATTGTGATCGCTGCTGCCTGCATTCTGGCCATCGCCTACCGGCTGTACGGCACCTTTCTGACGGCGAAGGTGCTGGGAATGCCGCAGGAGCCGACGCCCGCCCATGCCCTGGAGGACGGCAAAGACTACGTTCCTACCAGCCGCTGGGTGACCTTCGGCCACCACTTTGCGGCCATCGCGGCGGCCGGACCGCTGGTAGGACCAGTGCTGGCCGCGCAGTTTGGCTACCTGCCGGGGTTGGTGTGGCTGCTGATCGGCGCGGTGATCGGCGGCGCTGTTCACGACACCGTGGTGCTGTTTGCCAGCATGCGGCAACGAGGCGAAAGCCTCTCCGAGATCGCCAAACGCAAACTCGGTCCGGTGGCGGGCTTCTGCACGGGGCTCGCCATGCTCTTTATCATCACCATCACCATGGCGGGGCTCTCGATGGTGGTGCTGCACGCGCTGGAACGCAACCCCTGGAGCACCTTTACGGTGGGAGCCACCATTCCCATCGCGCTCCTGGTGGGCGTGCTCATCAAGCAGACCGGAAACCTGAAGCTCGCCAGCGCCCTGGGCCTGCTGCTGATGTTGGCGGCGATCCTGGTGGGGCCATCCCTCAAAGACACCCCCTTGGGGCAGGCCCTCACCCTCGACCGTCAGACGCTGGCCATCATCCTGCCGGTCTATGCTTTCTTCGCCTCGGCGCTGCCCGTGTGGCTGCTGCTCGCGCCCCGTGACTACCTCAGCAGCTTCATGAAGATCGGCGTGTTTATCGCGCTGATCGCGGGCGTGTTCCTCGTTCACCCCGCCCTTCAGTTCCCGGCCTTCACCGAGTTTATTCATGGCGGGGGGCCGGTGATCGCCGGGCCGGTGTGGCCCTTTGTGAGCATCACCATCGCGTGCGGGGCCATCAGTGGCTTCCATGCCTTTATCAGCGCGGGCACCACGCCCAAGATGCTCGACCGCTGGAGCGACGTGAAGCCGGTCGCCTTCGGGGCCATGCTCGTCGAGTGCATGGTCGCCGTGCTCGCCCTGATCGCTGCCACCAGCCTGCACCCCGCCGACTACTTCGCCATCAACGCCACGCCGGAGAAGTTTCAGCAGCTTGGCATGACCGTGCAGGCCCTGCCGCAGCTCAGCCAGGAGGTCGGCCTGGACCTCGCAGGCCGCACGGGCGGCGCCATCAGCCTTGCGGCGGGCATGACGTACATCTTCAAGAACGTCCCCTTCTTCCAGCACCTCGCGGCGTACTTCTTCCAGTTCATCATCATGTTCGAGGCGGTGTTCATCCTGACCGCCATCGACGCGGGCACGCGGGTGGCCCGTTACCTCATTCAGGACTTCTTCGGGGACGTGTACCGGCCCCTCAAGCGGCTCGACTGGCTGCCGGGCGTGATCTTTGCCAGCGTTCTCGCCTGCTTTTTCTGGGGCTTTCTGCTGTACAGCGGCAACATTTCCTCGATCTGGGCCCTCTTTGGCGTGAGCAACCAGCTGATGGCCTCGATCGGCCTGATCATCGGCGCGACCGTCATCCTGCGGCTGCACCAGCGGGCCAAGCGCTGGTACATGCTGACCTGCCTGCTGCCGCTCGCGTACCTGTACGTGACCGTGAACGTGGCGGGCGTGTGGATGATCCGCAACGTGTACCTCGCGCCGGGTGCCGGGCACAGCGTCCTCAACGCGGTCCTCTCCATCACCATGCTCGTGCTGGGGGCTGTCATCCTCCTGATCGCCATGCACGACTGGTGGAAGACCCTCCGCCGGCCCCAGATGACGCTCGCTCCCAGTGCGGCCGACTGA
- a CDS encoding S1C family serine protease: MKRNLSLLALGGALALGTFVGFEVSERSSAQVTSTPPVATTPATPAASPAFDSGRARTESEANTVQVVKAREGGLVYISVTESAENSPQAQLRRQLQEQFGFTLPDDGSGEVQQGTGSGFFVNAQGDILTNNHVVEGASEITIRLHGNKQTYKARVIGRAPDFDLALIRAEGLPRDAIEPIPLGDSSQLDVGLKAIAMGAPFGLDFSVSEGIISSLEREVPVGAKGVYQNVIQTDAAINPGNSGGPLLNSAGQVIGVNTQILTGGIGQSAGVGFAIPINTVKRLLPQLQRGGEVKTPTLGIQFADLSALPQDQRQKLHLPATGLLVQQVYLGSPAARAGLRGGTVRDPETGLVTGGDIITAVDGQPVTDANELPRAVIGKQIGETLRLTVERGGQTREVTVNLQAFTLPNNQQ, translated from the coding sequence ATGAAGAGGAACCTCTCTTTGCTGGCCCTTGGTGGTGCGCTTGCGCTGGGCACGTTTGTGGGTTTCGAGGTGTCGGAGCGGTCGAGCGCGCAGGTGACGAGTACGCCGCCCGTGGCGACGACCCCTGCCACCCCTGCCGCCTCCCCGGCTTTTGATTCGGGACGTGCTCGCACCGAGTCGGAGGCAAATACCGTTCAGGTCGTCAAGGCCCGCGAAGGTGGCCTCGTGTACATCAGCGTCACCGAGAGCGCCGAGAACAGTCCTCAGGCGCAGCTGCGGCGACAGCTTCAGGAACAGTTTGGGTTCACCCTCCCCGACGACGGCTCGGGCGAGGTGCAGCAGGGCACCGGCAGCGGGTTTTTCGTGAATGCCCAGGGGGACATCCTCACCAATAACCACGTGGTCGAGGGTGCCAGCGAGATCACCATTCGCCTGCACGGCAACAAGCAGACGTACAAAGCCCGGGTGATCGGCCGCGCCCCTGACTTCGATCTGGCCCTGATCCGCGCCGAGGGGCTTCCCCGCGACGCGATCGAGCCCATCCCGCTGGGCGACTCTTCACAGCTTGACGTGGGCCTCAAGGCGATTGCGATGGGTGCGCCCTTTGGGCTGGACTTCAGTGTGTCGGAAGGCATTATCAGCAGCCTGGAACGTGAGGTGCCGGTTGGGGCCAAGGGGGTCTATCAGAACGTGATCCAAACGGACGCGGCGATCAACCCTGGTAACAGCGGCGGTCCTCTCCTCAATAGCGCCGGTCAGGTCATCGGCGTGAACACCCAGATTCTCACCGGTGGTATCGGCCAGAGTGCGGGCGTCGGCTTCGCCATTCCCATCAACACCGTCAAGCGCCTGCTGCCGCAGTTGCAGCGGGGCGGGGAGGTCAAGACGCCCACCCTGGGGATTCAGTTTGCGGATCTGAGTGCTCTTCCCCAGGACCAACGCCAGAAGCTGCACCTTCCCGCGACGGGCCTCCTGGTGCAGCAGGTCTATCTGGGAAGCCCGGCCGCACGCGCCGGCCTCCGGGGCGGCACCGTTCGCGACCCGGAAACCGGACTCGTCACCGGGGGCGACATCATCACGGCGGTGGACGGGCAGCCGGTCACCGACGCGAACGAGCTGCCCCGCGCGGTGATCGGCAAGCAGATCGGGGAAACCCTGCGCCTCACCGTGGAGCGAGGCGGACAGACCCGTGAGGTGACGGTCAACCTTCAGGCGTTCACGCTTCCCAACAACCAGCAGTAG
- a CDS encoding FAD-binding dehydrogenase: MSNLKQSRPEADVIVVGAGLAGLVATAELADAGKRVLLLDQEGEQNLGGQAYWSFGGLFFVDSPEQRRLGIRDSRELAGRDWSTAACFDRPEDHWPRKWAEAYLDFAAGEKRAWLHRLGLRWFPAVGWAERGGAGAGLPGNSVPRFHITWGTGPGVLEPFVRRVREHAAAGRVQLRFRHRVRGLNITGGAVHGVYGDILEPSEVARGEASSRVVVGDFSLHAGAVLVTSGGIGGNHDLVRRYWPAERLGPPPAEMVSGVPKHVDGLLQQQVWAAGANLINPDRMWHYTEGLRNWNPIWPNHGIRILPGPSSLWLDPTGRRLPFPHIPGGSSLDTLQHITTHGYPHTWFLLNRAMIKREFALSGSEQNPDLTGKNLRLTLRRAGKAVQAPVQAFMDHGADFVVRDNLRDLVSGMNALTGQELVDYRTVEREVRDRDLQTSNVAGKDAQLAIARGARQFLSERLIRVAKPAPILDPAGGPLIAVRLNLLTRKSLGGLETDLQGRVLRPGSEVFSGLYAAGEVAGFGGGGMHGYRALEGTFLGGCLFSGRVAGRAIAAAL, translated from the coding sequence ATGTCCAACCTCAAACAAAGCCGCCCGGAGGCGGATGTGATCGTCGTGGGGGCCGGTTTGGCGGGGCTTGTGGCGACCGCAGAGCTGGCGGACGCGGGCAAGCGGGTGCTGCTTCTTGACCAAGAGGGCGAGCAGAATCTGGGCGGGCAGGCCTACTGGTCCTTTGGCGGCCTGTTCTTTGTGGATAGCCCTGAACAGCGTCGCCTGGGGATCCGCGACTCTCGTGAGCTCGCTGGACGCGACTGGAGCACGGCGGCTTGCTTTGACCGCCCGGAGGACCACTGGCCCCGGAAGTGGGCAGAAGCGTACCTGGACTTCGCCGCTGGCGAAAAGCGTGCCTGGCTGCACCGCCTGGGGCTGCGCTGGTTTCCCGCGGTGGGCTGGGCCGAGCGCGGTGGGGCGGGAGCCGGACTTCCCGGCAACAGCGTGCCGCGCTTTCACATCACCTGGGGAACGGGACCGGGGGTGCTGGAGCCCTTTGTGCGGCGGGTGCGCGAGCATGCGGCGGCGGGGCGCGTACAGTTGCGGTTTCGGCACCGCGTGCGCGGGCTGAACATCACGGGCGGAGCGGTTCATGGCGTCTACGGGGACATTCTCGAACCGTCTGAGGTGGCCCGCGGCGAGGCGAGTTCGCGCGTTGTGGTGGGTGACTTCTCGCTTCATGCCGGGGCTGTGCTGGTGACCTCGGGTGGCATCGGCGGGAATCATGACCTGGTGCGCCGCTACTGGCCGGCGGAGCGGCTGGGCCCCCCGCCTGCTGAAATGGTGTCGGGCGTCCCGAAGCATGTGGACGGCCTGCTGCAACAGCAGGTGTGGGCGGCCGGGGCGAACCTCATCAACCCAGACCGCATGTGGCACTACACCGAGGGCCTGCGCAACTGGAACCCCATCTGGCCCAACCACGGCATTCGTATCCTGCCGGGGCCGAGCAGCCTGTGGCTTGACCCCACCGGGCGGCGGTTGCCCTTTCCACACATTCCCGGCGGCAGCTCCCTGGATACCTTGCAGCACATCACCACCCACGGCTACCCCCACACCTGGTTCCTGCTCAACCGCGCGATGATCAAGCGTGAGTTCGCCCTGTCGGGCAGCGAGCAAAACCCCGATCTGACCGGCAAAAACCTGCGGCTGACCCTCAGGCGTGCCGGCAAGGCCGTGCAGGCCCCCGTGCAGGCGTTTATGGACCACGGGGCCGATTTTGTCGTGCGGGACAATTTGCGCGACCTGGTCAGCGGCATGAACGCGCTGACCGGCCAGGAGCTCGTGGACTACCGCACGGTCGAACGGGAGGTCCGCGACCGTGACCTTCAGACCTCGAATGTTGCAGGAAAGGACGCGCAGCTCGCCATCGCTCGGGGGGCGCGCCAGTTCCTGAGTGAGCGCCTCATCCGGGTGGCCAAGCCCGCGCCCATCCTGGATCCCGCGGGGGGGCCCCTGATCGCCGTGCGGCTCAATCTCCTCACCCGCAAGTCGCTCGGTGGGCTAGAAACAGATCTCCAGGGCCGTGTCCTGCGCCCCGGCAGCGAAGTGTTTTCCGGCCTGTACGCGGCGGGAGAGGTGGCGGGCTTCGGGGGCGGCGGAATGCACGGGTACCGAGCGCTGGAGGGCACCTTCCTGGGTGGCTGCCTCTTCAGTGGACGGGTGGCGGGACGCGCGATTGCCGCGGCACTTTGA
- a CDS encoding S1 RNA-binding domain-containing protein, which translates to MVQLDPGAVVTGRVTRVTDFGAFIQFENGETGLVHISQIAHSFVRNIHDHVREGETVEVKVLGRDERGRLDLSIKELLDEPEELPRPRAIGRQSPQFEAKLRSFMRDAKERTGGGSGKKGPASTKRKK; encoded by the coding sequence TTGGTGCAGCTTGATCCCGGCGCGGTCGTCACTGGCCGCGTGACGCGCGTGACCGACTTCGGTGCGTTTATCCAGTTTGAGAACGGCGAGACCGGCCTGGTTCACATCTCGCAGATCGCGCACTCCTTCGTGCGGAACATCCACGACCACGTCCGCGAGGGCGAGACGGTGGAAGTCAAAGTGCTGGGCCGCGACGAGCGGGGCCGCCTCGACCTTTCCATCAAGGAGTTGCTGGACGAACCCGAGGAGTTGCCGCGCCCCCGAGCCATAGGCCGCCAGAGCCCTCAGTTTGAGGCCAAGCTGCGTTCTTTTATGCGGGACGCCAAGGAGCGAACAGGCGGCGGTAGCGGCAAGAAGGGCCCCGCCAGCACGAAGCGCAAGAAGTAA